Proteins encoded by one window of Arachis ipaensis cultivar K30076 chromosome B04, Araip1.1, whole genome shotgun sequence:
- the LOC107637119 gene encoding uncharacterized protein LOC107637119, which produces MALSDHPNGEFISPKTKKEFRVEAYPSFIPFIDRKKLTSHPYIFAPVCYAGHWWLWLINTRKRKCQILDPLHKKAPTDERKAINKFTGYVFSRLITYAGGEPLQKGEREKEIKSPYVKISGQKTSYDCAVYVMKWMEIIEPENIKKGKYQWDNWPQEEVDHYRVEYASRILFSEMNKERDQAIRESSAIRLSKPSSVLLSPFCQINSADIETA; this is translated from the exons ATGGCACTTTCGGATCACCCAAATGGGGAATTCATATCACCGAAAACGAAAAAGGAATTCAGGGTGGAAGCCTACCCGAGTTTCATTCCCTTCATAGATAGAAAAAAATTGACTTCGCACCCATAT atttttgcCCCTGTCTGCTACGCGGGGCATTGGTGGTTATGGCTGATAAATACAAGAAAGCGGAAATGTCAAatacttgacccgctacacaaaAAAGCTCCCACCGATGAGAGAAAGGCCattaataaattcact GGATACGTATTTTCAAGATTGATAACATATGCCGGCGGGGAACCTCTTCAGAAAGGGGAGAGGGAGAAGGAAATTAAATCACCATATGTTAAAATATCAGGCCAAAAAacaag ctatgactgcgcTGTGTACGTTATGAAGTGGATGGAGATAATTGAGCCAgaaaacatcaaaaaggggaagtatcaatgggataattggccacag gaggaggtggaccactatagagtggaGTATGCTTCCCGGATACTATTTAGTGAGATGAATAAAGAAAGAGATCAGGCAATTAGAGAGAGTAGTGCTATAAGGCTGTCGAAGCCATCCTCTGTATTATTGAGTCCGTTTTGTCAGATTAATTCTGCTGATATAGAAACTGCGTAA
- the LOC107638057 gene encoding uncharacterized protein LOC107638057, whose protein sequence is MMEIGVGSEEERLMFKRIFILYIQMAFLLPTTINKISPVHLATIFNMDGISERNWGGHVLTFLIKGITDYQEKKKKAIDGCLFVLMIIYFHLSENKGKKRAERPPKPWIANWTKEQLVERMTAEREEILGIVKMAETRAREKMKKKEKKEKKTRNKKNKKKEGESNIVFGDRNSY, encoded by the exons ATGATGGAAATCGGCGTTGGCAGCGAAGAGGAACGCCTGATGTTCAAGAGGATATTCATCCTCTAcatacagatggcgttccttttgCCAACGACGATAAACAAAATATCACCCGTGCACCTGGCCACAATTTTTAATATGGACGGCATATCGGAGAGAAACTGGGGGGGGCATGTTTTGACCTTCTTGATCAAAGGCATCACAGACTaccaggagaagaagaagaaggcaattgatggctgcctctttgttctcatgataatatactttcatctttctgaaaacaaaggcaagaagagggctgaaagaccaccaaagccttggattgccaactggactaaggagcagttggtggaaagaatgactgcagaaagagaagaaattttg GGGATTGTGAAGATGGCGGAGACAAgagcaagagaaaaaatgaaaaaaaaagaaaaaaaagaaaaaaaaacaagaaataaaaaaaacaaaaaaaaggaaggcgagtccaacatcgtcttcggagacagaaacagctactga